From the genome of Nicotiana sylvestris chromosome 1, ASM39365v2, whole genome shotgun sequence:
cgctgactacaccatttggatgcactagtcagatctcattttgtataattgggaagctgatgacatattttgaagtcatttcatacttgttctgaccggacagactctattggggaaaattttttatgaaaggagaaagataaaagatacaaaacaaaagacaaaggaaatgatgactcttttacaaaagaaactataaataaaaacctatcaaacgcagataccgactctaatggccatgacatgcgtatgtggcctatcctctaccgtcaatcatctttcaagatcttcaattggcgattccccattggattcttaatcttattcgacttgtagtgcccaaagggttttcactatcaagtctctctcattttttgttcttctctcagctttcatcgccttatggtgcctgtgaaggttttcaccgatatgactctctcatttgtatcactttccagctggggatttggagtgttgccggtatgactctctctgctggagattagagtcctttctgctgtggaacagaatgttatgttcgccagtaagactctcatttgtctgacttggcatcttttgaagactggtcagaaggtctttctttggaccgtaatgtgggttttggatagggctagaaaaaaaagggtattaaaggctcaaaaatgcattaattctgggttattagttacaactttcggaactagatttatttaccacaaacgcaacttttgccccagtttcttgcttggggatattttacttgattgatttatattttttcaaaactatgaccgagccgtgaagcgcctacgtatcctctttgaggaatcaggtcaaacgtagttcccaattcctctgttttcatttgactttcttttgtttttttttgttatcacttttcttttcttttctttttcgttttgttgttttttttttttcttcatgttttcatgccatgctcgcgttttctagtcgtttttactgattccgaacgaggggtatgaaagaaaaataagtaaggctcaaaaggggtaacgaaggataaagtgtttaggtagcagaacaaaatgccttcgtcattccagtcttcaaaacatgccaaatgcaaacaacacaacaaacaatagatttatagtctcttccgacggtgctgggcttgacaattatgttaaacatatgtttgttcatttgtcacttctaaagcaccgttgggcgacactctcattctcttttattatgaacgaccctcatgccaatttaggcgaatctttatttaacggttttctttgtgtttgccccagttccacatgactcgggctccaaataatctcaaaccgttcttatttcctttaaatgctttgatcaccttctcagggttttatgattaacttttaagactaggcccaaactgggtgcgcatgtcatgtccctagaatcggcattgaacaaaaatgataaaaggactaaacaaaaagatgactggaaataataaaagaccggattttgtattagactaccggtgaaatggtttaaataacaaaacaaacaaaacaatccagaacaaaatcctaaaacaaactggacaagacaacatccgacttataaccctaataatccgaacaacagaaatgacaacaaaatgagccaccacaagcttctctcttgctgaccaaggaacgaaacgtcctcccactttatcaaaattggcattttagccactgagctttgcatcaatactgccgagaccattaccagcttcaatctcatcaacctccgtcggcaagttctcgagggggttcgagtgctccatgtcactgttattaatcacaacccgcccttctcggatcattttctctacttcccttctccaactatgacagctctcaatgttgtgccctatgacattggagtggtaggcgcatcgcgctgccggatcaaagctccttgcaagtggatttggagtacatgcggggagtggttcaatcgagccagcatgccttagcctttcaaacagactggcataagataccccgataggggtgagagccttttctcgtttcagcaacctcttcattcttgcatgttgacagggccggaaacctgatccagatggcttttggtaggcttgtatgggtgggtaagcatttcgtggagtcgggtacctgggaagtgaggtatggcttttgaggtcacggggaaagaagtggtgttggggagcggagaaacattgaagagtgatggagctactcggatagctgggaaagctgccataaatgggttgggatggagagtatggagaatcttccattatggtgttgggtgcttgggaaatgaccgagttcaagaggcttggcggtggagggggtggtgcttttcccgttatccatgcctgatacatgtctgccacatgctgtctcagcattttcacttcttctaccaacctgttgttctgttcgaccaattgttgtcggtcatcagtaccgatccactcggttctgcggttctgagccattgtcctttgattttgctttgcagggaggagttaccacaaccaaccactttctatatatggacacatcaaagggaagccatcacgttagtgttagggcattggacagacaatcatgtatcagagatacaatgtacctaagtagttagacaattgtgccccctgaaaatcttccacattctcttttatttatttattattatatttttttatatttttttttattttggtggtggtcgaatcttatggagattgcctacgtatcatgaccccgcatgaatcagaccgagcgtagttcggacccaataaaagataaacaatgctaaacatttttttttcaattttcatgttaaaacaaactgagtttcaaaggtttgaagatgacctacaagtggaaaatcaaacaacccacatattctaattaaaagatttacaaatggccaatttctttccccgtttgacaaatgcaaccaaacggttatttttgcaaatgtggccccttccaactttcacatgaatttgaggccggggaggattattttatgacactttacacacttgtccattcttttacgaaaataacctttcgacaactgacagatactctaaggttatttcggcaagaacggttcaagacgcggccgaagttggctcgggttattttgactaaaaaaaatccaaacggtattcacctgaccgctgactctttttttttcttttcaaattatactaaaaacctgatgttgcaaacacggcccttcagcgcctcggggacgaagatttatagggctgtgtgggtcaacttagaccaaaatcctaaacaggacccaaaaaaagtggctgtttatgcaaagtcagccttccggcgtccctctcgggaacattcggctatttttgacaaaacagcatcacccgacttatttatgactctttttatcatttttcgaattagaaaagtcaatattgcaaacacggcctttcaacgcctcggggacgaagatttttaaggctgtgtgggtcaactggtcaaaatcttaaaaatgacccaaaggtggctgtttatgcaaagtcagcctcccggcgtccctttcgggaacattcggctatgtcttcataaaacagcgtcacccgacttctctatgacaaaattaaaattttgacatgtttttttttttggctattttagcaaaagggaaggttggacaccactagacttatttatgacaaaataaaaaattttgacacgttttttatttatttttttggtttttgactattttagcaaaaaagggggttggacccgatgagggttgcctacgtatctcacatccggtgagaatcaaacccgcgtagttcgggcctcgtgaataagtaaatgaactaatattttttttattggaactgtgaaagaactgctcaaaggaagtatatatattttttttgattgatttctttttgaaagaaaaacttgtaaaaattccttttcttttgatttgaactttgagaatttcaaaagtaaaaggaagttttttttttcgaatttccatttgttttttttattctaaagaaaaaaaatatttttggaattttacttttgataaaagaaatgcttctaaaaaatattttttgaattttgaattttcttttcaattttgaaagaagaatccaaaatatttttggaatttttatttttattttttattttatcaacaatggaaaataaagaaatttatattattttttgcaagacatatcttttggaattttattttgaattttcttggcaagacaaatattctttgcaacaaataaagatatatatatcttttggaaataaaaaaaaacttttcggatttatatatatatatatatatatatatatatatatatatttgcgacaaataatgaaagactttttttttattatttttttttgcattttcataagcaaataaataataaaaaaaaaaccattttaaaaataagactctttttttattttcattttcatggcaagacaaactatatattttttctatatattttttatatatttttgaaaaacaaaaacagaacaacgatttttttttcttagcttttaataaaacaaactaaaaagacattttttttcattttcttaaaatttcggcagagttttgacagtatttgggcatttgttttcttttcaaaaataaacaatcaattccctaaccgctatttcgttttttttcaatttcaaaatattattcctgatattcacaagtcagtcagcacacaagtccgaatcaaataaatgcgcaagtagtagcaagtaagatgcatcaggatggtcattttcatttttggtacacctgtcctagacagacccaacccctgtgttgggcctccaaagtcaaatgcacgtgatgcaaacaaacgctcctactaggggtccggcatgtggctttgttatactaggttcagaacctgggtgtttgttctagacctggcttacccgagcggacaactcgagccgaggaggaggcggcaatccgggaatacagaagcttcaccggctttgcgacttatccaaacctcgttctaaattgggacttgacactatacagaaaagaagtcgtacgaagtacacccttcttcatgattcagaagactcagagagaagatgggtttcggcacaatttatatacagttcacataatatcaaagcggtaaaagcatcatttagcacattaggctcaaacacatgtaaaaatcagataaagccaaatataacaatttatctaagctcgaatttctaaccctgaaccagtggttctgggtcatatgttccccagcggagtcgccagagctgtcacacctcctttttccgcccccgcgagggtacaaagggagttttttccaattaaaggacagtcgaaacgggatttgtttatttatttcagagtcgccacttgggagatttagggtgtcccaagtcaccaattttaatcccgaatcgaggaaaagaatgactctgtattacagtccgcgaaccagaaatccggataaggaattctgttaacccgggagaaggtgttaggcattcccgagttccgtggttctagcacggtcgctcaactgttatatttggcttgattatctgattttatacaaatatggactcatgtgcaagttttatctttttaccgctttcattattatattttttaaagaatgtgaacatcgtttaaaaacatgtctttggattgggacacataaaatgcatccacgatccggaacgtatttttattcaatgttttgggatttggatttgggtcgcataaatgcatacccgtgtttaagaatgtattattattatatcgcgcctaaagcaattagcgatttattactttggggtagagccgtgaaatttgctaaaacgactcctccttaattctaagcaattaaatgtacatttattgagggccccgcaatctatacattttattaagcgaggctcatctcatttattttcctaaatgaataaatcttaaagcgactacattttgctatttaaaattagtctctaaaatgaataaagaaaatcctaattaattaggttttttttattattattatttaagaaaacatgacacgctaattgcttgattcatacaaatattgatgaaaaagggattttattcttaatttcgaaaattataaattaaataaaaattcaacaactaatattcaaaataaacaaatatagctagattaaaacttagcattgttatttttttaaaaaatattattgagattaattattcacaatcatttgaaactaaatttaaccataattactaaagcttattagaaagtttattagacttaaacgttcttctaatcttgattaagctcaagtcatgccttaatgcctaatttacgatgtttaatttaaattcgtgtcttagctaaatttagctacttgttcatgatcaacctataatcttgaagccttcataactagtgaattaacctattttgccgaaccgatttattacagactaacttatgatattattttcttattccaattattatttagtaattcatgaaatagcttaaatacaatcaacaaaaggaacaaagaaaaaaaacgaaattaaaacttcaaattttcattcttcatatgtattcacgcttcatatttcggattacaataaccagcttttcagttgtgtacctgatattggaagcaaaagaaaatgaatatgagaatcagcagcagcagtaaaatcagtacaacacagcaacaatagcccagcaacagtaacaacccagtaacggaccggtggagtagtaatccaaaaaaacaaaagcttccagctttgatgaaacaacaattaattctgatttcaaacaacaaaagaaagcagaatatttttttagtttttttatttatttatttgaaagcttaaatattttttcggaattttctatctcttaaatgttcagcccttttctctctcttattttcagatttgtttctctctctcgtatctgtgtatttttctctatctctctctatatctattctgatttcaagactttttataacccatcccataaatcttttaatcaattaaaatccatacttttctctacccaacccattatctttccactcatccccattacattaaataaacatatcacaccaccccatttcattttgtcccccatgcttcatttaaaataatgcaagattcccctttaaattaaatcttgtcccccctttatattaaataatcatatcacaacccaccccatttcattttgtcccccatgcttcaaataaacaattacaaaatgtacaattcctaaactaccccttccgaccttactgaaattaccaaactacccctgaacgtattacaaatttaccaaactacccatcagctataacacatcaattaatcaaacttaaccaaaatatagacaatatgatcaatttctaacaatgttcaaacaacaatatgaacacggatgaacatcataacaacaatatcacatgaacatgattttaacaacatttcaacaacaaatcacatgaacacaaattgaaaccaagaacaactaaaatttgattgaacaatatttttagcaacaaacaaacctattttcggattcaacaacaacaatcaaacaagtatatttagattcttaaattcaataatattgaacttaaaatcaactctaacaacattacaacaaacaattcttatattaaactttaaacaagattatgagaccaattcaagaaataatcacaaatgataaacaagaaatcaaactatacaaaattcggattcaagatcatccaaacaaagtatgaacatgaatgaatctatttaacacaacaaacatgacggattaaacgattaaatcaatatattcctttaacacaactaaattctttaaacaaataacaagatcgacgaagaaacaattatgaacttaaacttgaacttaacaatactaacaatttctaacaatacataaacacatgaaacaaattgaagaaatagttaattaaatttcaatttgaatctaacaaacaacaaactaacaaatattcacttaaacaataatacaaacatgaaatgaatatgaaaacaactaattaaacttctattttgaaatctgaaaattaattttaacaaagcacatgaacatgaacaaactagaaaaataatttcaacgatgaacaacgaacaaaacaagaattgaattctttaacgattttggatccggaaaatatcaaacaaaaatatggacaaaaataaaactcaaaaacaactaaccggagatgaatcaatgacgaactttgattgtaaacaaatctgtccgagcctcgaccaaagctcgaacgaaggacgacgaagacgaagaagaagtagaagcagcggcggaggaaggaggagcagcggcaaCATCCATtcggagcagccatggctgctcgtcgcagccatggctgctcgtcgcagctggacacgggcagcacaggagcagctggtcgaccatggcagcagctcGACGTGCTCTGAAGGAGGAAGAAGCAGCGTCGCGGCAGCTGGGGGGAGGAAGGGAAGCCGCAACGATGGGGTTCCTCCTTcgttggtcgagggtttttcCGGCGTGACTTGGGTTGTCGACTGAGTTTGGGTGGTGTCCGCGTGGGGCTGCTGGAGGTCGACGGACAGTAGCAGCTGGAGCGAAGTGGTGGAGTCGATGGAtgctggacgaagaagaagaaataacgAAGGTGTTCGGCGAAGGGGTCATCGCTTGGTTTGAAGGAGACGGAGGCAACGGGGTCGTAGCAGCCATGAATGGCTGCTGCGTGCACTGTGTGTGTGCAGTGAGGGTGAGGAGGATGGAGGGGCAGCCATTGATGTGTGCTTGAGGaggcttgaggaagaagaagaagaagataggaggggggcggatggtttaggtctTTTAGGGATTTTGtcttctttttaatttttgttttgttttgtaaaatgtaagacaaaggggtttgggtcttttgggttatggactgggtcgacccagttcgaaatggactgggtcgtagggaagattgggccattttttgggcctgtggcttgaaatcgaagaagaggcccaattccgactttctttatattttcgttttcttttttcttcttttatttttctaaaactaaattataaaaatacttaaactattattaagaactaaattaagttataaaagcgcaaattaactcccaataataattaacgcacaattaagtaataattaagcataaaattgtatatttggacattaaatgctaaaaatgcaaacgatgcctatttttgtaatttttaatttttgtaaaacaaatttaattactaacaattgtagaattaaatcctacatgcaaaatgcgacatatttttgtattttttattaatttagcaaataaacacgcacagacaaatacaaataattattcaaaatatcacaaaattgcacaccaaagaaaaatcattttatttttgaattttttgggagtaattctcatatagggcaaaaatcacgtgcttacagctgcccctctttgcccgaagacacgaagggttttcgtgcaaagataaagcgagcgatttttgcccatccgagtactccgtgtgaagcattttttgaaaaagatttgaccgaacctttgcttcaaaggtttcctacatatcctgggctaaacaggaatcaggtcaatgtagttcgggaagtttttggtagctgggactaactTCGTATTTGATTGACCAGtctgaaaactggctataccgtgctattttgacAGTAAAAATAGCACGTTATAGCtagtttttggactggtcattcaaaaatagccagtgtttaccaagtcaatgaaaaataaccactattttgttgcaacagagaccggtcccgtataatatacgggagttcggtgcatctgtgtacgaactccagcatattatgctggaccggtatactttgctgactcctgtataatatacgggagactggagcaccggtgctccaaactccagtatattatactggacatttatacttgctggaactctcgtatattatgctggagttctagtgtacttatgttggaactccaacatattatgctagaGTTCTAGCATAGTTATcttggagttccagcatagttATACTGGAACTCCCGTATAATATGCTCGAGTTCaaacatacttatgctggaattctagtataatatacatGCGtattttttcgggttttgaagagtgttttcgctcaaatttatctttacatgaaaagtggctaaattttgattacttttgaaaatgtgactatttttgaatgacgaGTTATAAAtatggctatttttaaatttttcccatttttaCTAAGGCAACGGCTTCACCGCCAAAGCCGTTAGAGCCGCCCCTGGCGAGTACAGaacattaaacaataaaaattaaaaaaaaaactatattcTGTGGTAACATTAATCTGACGTAAAATCAAATTTTAATATTTGAAAGTTATCACAAAACCTTGACCCCAAACATTGTAAAGTTATGGGCTTCTTGGCGGGAAAAGTTAGGTGTCCTAACCTAGGGCTGATGTGAAAGACTCTTCAACTTCTCGTTCAACTCCGTTTCTCCCTTCACCGGCCACCTCAATATTCCGGCCGATTTCGTTTCTTCGACTACCCGCTAATTCCGGCCTGTTACTTTACTGCTGAACCAAGGTTCGTCCTCAAATGCATTTACTTTTTTACTTACTTCAGTTTTCATTACTCATTTTATGTGGGATTTATATGCAATTATGTTGTGTTCAGTTTCTAAAATATCTATATTTGATAATGTTAGGGTTTTGGTGGCGCTGTGATTGAATGATTTATACtgctattttttgaattttccaggATTTTGAGCACATTGTAAGAAATGGGTGAAGAGGGAAATCCACAAACTCCCAGAAGAGCTACTAGATCATCATTGTGTAGCACACCAAATCCTAAAATTTCGACAGACAAGTCAAAATCATGTAATCAACAACCTTTAACAATACATGACCTTGCTTATCGAGACGAATCGTCAATTAGTTTAGATGACTTGATTTCTAGTTTACCAGGCAGGCGCTCACAAATTATCGAATTGTTGCGCCTTTTGGGCCCCTTGGATTCTCCAGTGTTACCATTTTTTGTATATGGGGGTGCTTCAACTGGGAAAACAAGTACAATTCTTCAGATATTTAAGCACTTGAAACGTCCGTTTGTTTACTGTAGCTGTATAACATGTTATAGCCCAAGGATACTATTTGAATCTGTGTTGAACCAGTTATCGCTTCATAGACGGAATGAAAGCAATGGCTATTCGAGTGCTAGCCGCTGCGAAAAGCCCTCTGATTTTGTAAATCTTTTGCAGGGGGCTCTTCGTAGTGTGGTAGATAGTTTGAAGGGGAGCATGGCGAAATCAAGCTCAAAGAAGTCAGTGGGATGGGCTGGGGGGAAGATGGTTTACTTGGTGTTTGATAACTTGGAGCTTGCTCGCGGATGGGACAAGAGTTCCAATATATTACCGCTTCTTTTTAAGCTCTATGATATACTGAAAATGCCTGAAGTGGGTTTGATTTTTCTCAGTAATGCCTCACCTGACACTTATGACTCGGACACTGGTTATGTAGAAcctattcctgtttattttcctgATTACACCGAGGATGAACTTCGTCAAATCTTAATGAAAGACCAGGGAAGCCCAAAGCTATATTCTTCATTTCTTGAGTAAGTCTGAATTTTTCAATTTAATTTCCATCATTTTGGTGTCTTTATTACGAATTCTATTTGACACACattcttttcttattttaataCAGTGTGGTGTTGAGGCCATTTTGTCGAGTTACTAGACGAGTTGATGAATTATCGACTGCCTTCTCATCATTATATCAGATATATTGTGAACCTCTGGATGATTTAGGCACTGTTCCAAATGAAGATAtgaaaagaaaactattttctcaTCTTCAACCACATATCGGGCCATCCCTGAATGACACGTTCAAAGTTGGAAGCAGGCTGTCTTCTGAAGCCTCAGCTAAGAAGAACAAATGGAAAGGCATTGCCAAGAAAAATGGAGTTTGTGAATCTTCTGATGAGATAGACTTTCATATGTCTGCTTGTGCCAAATACCTTCTTATTTGTGCTTTCCTTGCTTCAAGAAACCCAGCTACCCTTGATGCATCGTTGTTCGATTCAACTGGTGGTTCCAGTAACCGAAAACGAAAGAGAAAGTAAGTAATTCTGAAATCGGTTCTTCTGATATTGCTGTTTATTCTACTTCCCTTTATTTGGTAGACAAATTGCTTGAGTTGATGGCTTTCTTTGCATTTACATGAGTGCTCCGGGCGTACCTtcatattttcttaaataaagCACAGAACAAATATCGTAGGTTTTTGTTGGGTGATAGTTGGAATACTGGAGCTAGTTATCACTGAAATAA
Proteins encoded in this window:
- the LOC104243689 gene encoding origin of replication complex subunit 5 encodes the protein MGEEGNPQTPRRATRSSLCSTPNPKISTDKSKSCNQQPLTIHDLAYRDESSISLDDLISSLPGRRSQIIELLRLLGPLDSPVLPFFVYGGASTGKTSTILQIFKHLKRPFVYCSCITCYSPRILFESVLNQLSLHRRNESNGYSSASRCEKPSDFVNLLQGALRSVVDSLKGSMAKSSSKKSVGWAGGKMVYLVFDNLELARGWDKSSNILPLLFKLYDILKMPEVGLIFLSNASPDTYDSDTGYVEPIPVYFPDYTEDELRQILMKDQGSPKLYSSFLDVVLRPFCRVTRRVDELSTAFSSLYQIYCEPLDDLGTVPNEDMKRKLFSHLQPHIGPSLNDTFKVGSRLSSEASAKKNKWKGIAKKNGVCESSDEIDFHMSACAKYLLICAFLASRNPATLDASLFDSTGGSSNRKRKRKSSEKSMEKKETAEQELLLKGPGTFPLERLLAIFQCIVSVEESLPDEEAQEDGGLEGESWTNGLLSDVLLELSSLCNANFISKGGSCPLEGANRYRSMVSEDIALKVAKSLKFPLSKYLYRG